The window AAGTTGCCAGCCGACTTCGTCATAAACGCCTGCGGCGTAAGGCCGAATGTGGAACTAGCACAAAAATGCGGCATAATATTGGGAAAAACAGGAGCGATCAGCACGAATCTCCGTATGGAAACGAATGTTAAGGACATTTACGCTGCAGGGGACTGCGCAGAAACCCTGCATCTATTGACTGGAACACCGATAGTTCCGGCGTTAGGAACAACCGCCGTGAGGCAGGGAAAAGTCGCTGGCATAAATGCTGCTGGAGGCTACGCAATTTACCCAGGTGCACTATGCTCCGCCGTCACTAAGATGTTTGATTTTGAGGTTGGAGTTACGGGTCTAACCGAGTATTCTGCCAGCCGCTGCGGATATGAAACAATCACTGGTAAGATATCTTCGAAGACTAGAGCAGACTATTACCCTGGAGCCTTACCGATTAAGGTTAAGGTCGTAGTGGACAAGGAGACGAAGAGGATCATTGGAGGCCAAATAATAGGGGGAGAAGAGGTAACCCAAAGGATAAACGCTCTTTCAATAGCAATCCAGAATCACATGACCGTTTATGAATTGGCTAAGGCCGATACCTGCTATGCGCCACCACTAAACGAGACGTGGGAACCCTTCGTCCTAGCCGCCGAGATGGCTCTAAAAAGAATATAAAATCTGCTAATCCCTAATCAGAAACCTTTTTAGCTCCTCTTTTAATTCTTCGTCCGTCAAAAACATCTCTTTCACTTCGAAGTCTCTTGCAAGATCGATCTTACCGAAATCTTCACCCCAACCCTCATTAATCTCCTCCCAAACCCATTTCTCTTCATCATAAACGGAGAGCAGAATCATCGATCCGCCATCCTTTTGGATACCTAAAAACTCCGGGCTTTTTCCACTCTTATTCAGATCCTTGAACCTCATAACCTCCTTCCAAACGCTTTCAAAATCTTCCACAACTCTGAATGGGAAAACGCGCATCGTCGAGAATATCTTGATCATTACAGACCACTTAAATGCCTAAGGCAAGAGAATATTTAAAAATTTTTAACAAATTAAATCTGTCAATCTTTATCCGGGGACAGCGTCTATGGAGAGATTCAAGCTCGTCTATGTCGGAGCCTGCTCGCATAGGTTCTCCATCGGACTTTTTAGGAACATTGTCGCCGCCAAGTCGCTTCACCCAATGGACGTCGTTCTAGTAGACATTGACGAGAAACTTCTCAGATTTGTCCAGAAGATCCTGGAGAACATGGCCGACAACGCAAGAGCCGATATAAGGGTCGAATCTACAACAGATCGACGAGAAGCATTCGAGAACGCCGACTTCATATACATTTCGATATCTGTTGGTGCGCAGGAAAGCGAATGGACCGACATCCACATCCCCCTGAAGTTCGGCATACCGCAGAACACAGGCGACACTATTGGTCCAGGAGGAATCTTCCGTGGGCTGCGCTGCATACCAGTCTTCGCCGATATCATCAGAGACGCTTACGACATCTGCCCAAAAGCCGTAGTCCTAAATTACACTAATCCCATGTCAACGCTTGTTTTGACGGCTTACACTGTTGCACCCAATCTTCAGACAATAGGCCTCTGTCATGAACTCTTCGGGGGAATGCGAGTAATCCAGGAGCTTATGCGTCAGAATGGGTATGAGATCAGCAGCTGGGAGGAACTTGAGATAACATATGGGGGAATCAACCATCTTGGGTGGCTGATGACATGCAAATTTGGGGGAGAAGACATTTACCCGCTTATCCGCGACAAGGCTCCTGAATGTTTTAAGACAGGATTTCTTGGGAGAGCTCTAAACTTCTACCTGCTGATGAAGCATGGGCTCTATCCATATCCCGGCAGCAGACATGTAGCCGAATTCATACCGAAGTATTACAACTACTTCAATTACCTTCAGTCCCCATTTGGGATCGTGAAGATACGTGATGTTGAAGCGCTTGACCTAGGTCATAAATGGACAGTCCTCCGTTTCGTCGCGATGGCAAGGCCATGGTACAAGGATCGCCTTCCAACCCCGGACGAAGGCGGAGAGAAGGCGATGGCGATGACGGTTGATTGGAAGTTCGGTCTTGGCCGCCAATACGTTGTAAACATACCAAACAGCGGATTAGTTTCAAATCTCCCATCCAACTGCATCGTGGAAGTGCCGGGATACTTCGATAAGGGCAGAATAAGGGGGGTCAAAGTCGGAAAACTTCCAAGAGATATAGCCAAAATCGTTGATGTCCCTGCATCTAATCAGCGTAATATAGTAGAGGCCGCCTTGAGGGGTGATAAAGACCTTCTTCTCAAAGCATTGTTGAAGGATCCGATGTGCAGCTTCATTGAAGACCCGGGCCTCATCGAGGACATGATGAATGTGATGCTATACTACCAGCGGAAGTGGCTGCCTAGGTTCGAGGACATACCAGGCGTGGAGGAGCTCAAGAAGAGAAGGTGGGTGGAGCCCTGGGAGCTTCAAACAAGGGAGGAGGCTCTTAAGGTGAAGTATCCGCCGAGAATGGACCTACAGTCTAAATCATGGCCGAATATTGATTAACCTTTAGCAGGTTTGCTTATTGCTCCGCGCCCAGCAGGAATGAATCTCTGGATCTCCTCTAATGGTATCTTCCCTATCTCTTCACGATCCTCAGAGGGTGCTGAGCGGATTAGCTCCTCCCTAATCATTCTTGCCAATCTCCCGCTTGCTTCCTTTCCGGGAACAAGTCTAACAAAGATTTCAGCTTGATTGGCGACGGCTTCGGGGGGCCCGCCAATAACCTTGAATGAGCCGTCAACCCTTTTGACCCCAATAGCGACCTCTAAAGGCACATTTTTAATGTAGTTTCTCCTTCCATAGATCATAAATGAGCCCTTTGGCAAGTACTCGCCTGAAGGCGGGGCCTTAGACACCTGCTCAGGCTTCACCCAGTAAACATCGAGTGACGCTAAGCCCGCTTTCCACGCACTTGAATATGATGCTGCAAACTGGGCAGCCTCCCTTATAGTCTTCTCAGAGGGTTCTCCCCCATCAGCCTTGATCACAACAAACGGTGCCCCCGTAATGTCCGCATGCAGAATGATGTCCTTTGGGCCTGTGTATTTCCTAATTAACGTCTCGTTTGTTGACGCATCTTTCCCGCCGAGGACTAAGCATCCATCAGATGAGTGAAACCACCTAAACTTTTCGTACCATTCTCTCCTCGGCTTTCTCTTCGGCATCTCCGCTTTTTCCTCTTCAATCAGACGCTGCTCCACCTCACCGATCTTCTTTAAAGTCTCCTTTATCGCCGCTTTTGCGCCCTCAACCTTTCTAGCCGCCCTCTTAGATTTTTCATAGTATCTAGAAGCATTATTTTGGGCCGAAACTTTCAGGTCGAGGCTTATGCTTTGTCCCTCAATATTTATGCGTAGTTCCGGAACCCTCTCATCTATCTCCTCAAAAGCCATGAATGGAAAGATGATGCGGGCATCCTGACCTCTTAATTCATCAGCTATCTCCTGCCAATTCTTACCCTGCCTCTTCTCCTGCATAACCCATTCCATCAATAGCTGAACCTCGCCCAGATGCCTAAATATTATGTCACCCTTTACTCTGAGGCCTTCAGCCTCTTCCTCAGCCCTTCGGACTGTCTCCTCTTGTTCACGAAGTATCCTTTTTAGATGCTCAATCTCACGGTCAGCATCCTCTTTTAGGCGCAGGATTTCACTTTCAGAAGATGCCTTAGCATAGTACTCGTCGAGGGCTTCGTTGAATGATCTGAACTCGAGACGTTTGAATCCGGAGTATTTCTGCAACTCCATAGGGGTTACGTCAACGTATCTTTGCTCCTCATCAAGGATGATTGAGGGCTTCCAATTCTCAGCATATATGTCAGATAAGATATTTTGTATACTTTTGAATATGGCATCCAGATCCCTATCGCTCAATGAAGAGCAGGGTGCATTTTTTGGTATGTAGGCACGTGCAAGAATCTCCTCTGCATATGTGCCGCTTATGTCCAAAAATCTTGCCAAAGCCCTTACGACTTCAATTTGGCCGAAGCCCCTCAAGCCGCTTATGTCTACCCTCCTCACCGTCCTGAGGTTGATCCCCCTACGTGGGGGATACTGGTAGACTTCTCCGCGGATAATATTTCTGTCTCTCATCCTTCTATACTTCAATGCATGCAGTATCCTGTTATCGGAGTTTAACAGAATCAGGTTGCCATGGCTGAATAGCTCAATAATGAGGCGATATTCTTGCCCATCTTTATCAGCGACTTTAATCTCAAGTATTCGTTCAATCTGATACTGTTCCACTTGTGTTATCCTGCAGTTCCTTAAGTATTTCCTCAGGGCCATGCAGAAACTGGGCGGCTTCAAAGGTTTCTCGTAAACATATGAGGTTAGGTGAGCACGCCTTCCAGCCTCTATCAATAATTGGCTCTCTCCATCCCCCCCGCGAAGCTTTAAAAGGATGGTTCTTGGATTTAATTGGTAAATATTATCTATCCAGTAGCCTTGCACAACTCGGTTGATCTCTAATGCGACGGCTGCAATATCAATATTGCTCAATTCATCCTTCAACATTTGCACCGGAGGATGTTTAATCTATTGGAGACTCTAAACCTGATTTACATGATAAGGATTTTTCTCGGATTCCTAGCGGCCGTCTTATGCATCTTGCTTGGGGTTAACGACATAATTACGGGACTGGCATTAAGTCTAGCTATGTACATTGGTACCGACAGAATTCTGAGGCAGATCTTCATTGAAAAGGTTAAGAAGCAATCCGACATCACGAAGACCGGCATAGGCATATACATAATTTCATGGATCATGTTCTGGATACTAATTTACACAATTCTCAATCCTATAGGTGCTTAACCGGCCTTCTCGACTGTCCCACGGTTTTCAGCGGACTTTATCACGACGCGCATGTAGTCGCAGAGCGCAGCAAAGTAGCCTCTATCATAGTCAGCGAAGAACCTGTTTTTACTGTTCTCCAGGAAATCCCGATAATGCTTCTTTAAAACATTGATATCTTTGAGGTTCAGGTTTGCAAAGAACTCGTAGGAATTTTCGTTGCCAGACTTGCTTGTTAAAATAATCCCGTTAAGTGCGGCGATATATCCACGATTAAATTCTTTCTGTTCACTCTTCTCCATCCTCGCCTTCACCCTCTCAAGCACCCTCTCTGCCTCTGCAAACTTCCTCTCAGAGACCAGCTGGAAAAACCTGGTGATAAGTACAAGCGGATTCGCCACGCTACCCTTCACCTCTCCTGTTCTTCTTCCACATCTTCAATTCCATTCTCAGTTATCTTGAAGATTGTCTCGCCCTCAGGGAGGTAAGGGCTTGAAACAAGACGGGCTATCCTCACAGGCCCCTTAGCAGCCTTCCGAAGATAAACTCTTGTATGACTTGTATGAGCCACAATGTGACCGCCAATAGGGCGGATTGGCTCTTCAAGGAAGACCTCTGGACTCGACATAACCTGGTTGGTTACGAAGGCGACGGCGTTAAATGCTCTGGCCAGCCGGAGGAGCTTGTGCATGTGCTGATTAAGTTTTTGCTGCCTCTCAGCAAGACTTTCTCTGCCAATATACTCGCTTCTGAAATGCGCCGTCAACGAATCCACAACGATTAAGCGAATATTATTCTTCTTAATTATCTCATCAGCATTTTCAAGGAGAAACATCTGATGATCCGAGGTGTAGGCCTCAGCCAAAATAATGTTTTTGAAAACCTTTTCTGCGTCCAGTCCAAGATGCCTAGCCATCTGAGCTATCCTCTCAGTCCTGAATGTATTCTCGGTATCAACGTAAAGCGCTCCTCCGTTAAGTCCCCCCTTCTCGGTTGGAAGCTGCACGTTAACGCATAATTGATGTGCAATCTGGCTTTTACCAGACCCGTACTCACCGTAAAATTCGGTTATCGACTGCGTTTCGATTCCTCCCCCCAAAAGTTCATCAAGCCTCTTGCTCCCAGTTGTAAGCCGTAGAACATTTTGGCGTTTCTCGAGAAGCTCATCAACACGGATGAAGAGAAGAGAACTAGATGACCTAGCCGCGTTAATTATGTCAAACGCCTTCTTCTCACTTATGCCAGCCTGCAGTAGCTCCCTCACCGTCGCCATTGCAAGTGATTCAACCGTTCTGAAACCTAATTCCCTGAGCCTATTAGCTAATGACGGCCCAACTCCAGGCAGATCCTCAATGCTTTCGTAAACCTTCTTGCCCTCAGAATCTCCATTACCCATTAACTTTCAAGCTAATTTACTACGCGAATAATATTTAAATTAGACGAATCAGATGGATTCGAGAAAACTTTGGGGATGAAAAAGTTGGATCTCAGCTCGATTATCGAGGATGTATCCGTGAACCTACTACGACTAGCAGTCACAAGATTGCCCGAAGATGTGAAAGAGTCTCTTGAACAGGCTTATCGTAGGGAGACAAGCAGCATAGGAAGGGAGCAGCTTAAGGCGATACTCGAGAATGTCAGATTGGCGGAGGAGAGATCTCTACCGATCTGTCAGGACACTGGATTAATATCCTTTTACTTAAGAGCGGGTTCAAAATTCAATGGGTTAGAATGCGTTGAAGGGGCAATTGTAAGGGCTGTTAAGAGAGCGACTGAAGAAATCCCTCTC is drawn from Candidatus Bathyarchaeota archaeon and contains these coding sequences:
- a CDS encoding NFACT family protein, with amino-acid sequence MSNIDIAAVALEINRVVQGYWIDNIYQLNPRTILLKLRGGDGESQLLIEAGRRAHLTSYVYEKPLKPPSFCMALRKYLRNCRITQVEQYQIERILEIKVADKDGQEYRLIIELFSHGNLILLNSDNRILHALKYRRMRDRNIIRGEVYQYPPRRGINLRTVRRVDISGLRGFGQIEVVRALARFLDISGTYAEEILARAYIPKNAPCSSLSDRDLDAIFKSIQNILSDIYAENWKPSIILDEEQRYVDVTPMELQKYSGFKRLEFRSFNEALDEYYAKASSESEILRLKEDADREIEHLKRILREQEETVRRAEEEAEGLRVKGDIIFRHLGEVQLLMEWVMQEKRQGKNWQEIADELRGQDARIIFPFMAFEEIDERVPELRINIEGQSISLDLKVSAQNNASRYYEKSKRAARKVEGAKAAIKETLKKIGEVEQRLIEEEKAEMPKRKPRREWYEKFRWFHSSDGCLVLGGKDASTNETLIRKYTGPKDIILHADITGAPFVVIKADGGEPSEKTIREAAQFAASYSSAWKAGLASLDVYWVKPEQVSKAPPSGEYLPKGSFMIYGRRNYIKNVPLEVAIGVKRVDGSFKVIGGPPEAVANQAEIFVRLVPGKEASGRLARMIREELIRSAPSEDREEIGKIPLEEIQRFIPAGRGAISKPAKG
- the radA gene encoding DNA repair and recombination protein RadA; this translates as MGNGDSEGKKVYESIEDLPGVGPSLANRLRELGFRTVESLAMATVRELLQAGISEKKAFDIINAARSSSSLLFIRVDELLEKRQNVLRLTTGSKRLDELLGGGIETQSITEFYGEYGSGKSQIAHQLCVNVQLPTEKGGLNGGALYVDTENTFRTERIAQMARHLGLDAEKVFKNIILAEAYTSDHQMFLLENADEIIKKNNIRLIVVDSLTAHFRSEYIGRESLAERQQKLNQHMHKLLRLARAFNAVAFVTNQVMSSPEVFLEEPIRPIGGHIVAHTSHTRVYLRKAAKGPVRIARLVSSPYLPEGETIFKITENGIEDVEEEQER